The Shewanella sp. NFH-SH190041 genome has a window encoding:
- the hemA gene encoding glutamyl-tRNA reductase, with product MSLVAIGINHKTATVDLREKVAFSPDKIHDAMKSLACTTKTGEAVIVSTCNRTELYCNNAAKDDVVAWLEHYHGLSHEDVAPCLYQYEGQTAVRHLMRVASGLDSLVLGEPQILGQVKQSFAKAKEAGTVAVTMDRLFQNTFSVAKRVRTETEIGAAAVSVAFAAVSMAKHIFSSLSHTKVLLIGAGETIELVARHLKDNGVAAMVVANRTLERAQAMCEEFGATAITLPDIPDFLSQADIVISSTASPLPILGKGMVEKALKQRRHQPMLLVDIAVPRDIESEVADLDDAFLYTVDDLQSIIEQNMASRKEAAEQAEVIADEQAHLFMDWIRSLDSVDCIREYRNQSMAIKDELVARALNKLTQGADHEQVLLELANKLTNRLIHAPTQALTAASRHGDLNTLGQLRAALGLDKK from the coding sequence ATGAGCCTTGTAGCAATCGGGATTAACCATAAAACGGCCACGGTAGATTTGCGGGAAAAAGTCGCCTTCTCCCCAGATAAAATTCATGACGCCATGAAAAGCCTGGCTTGTACCACTAAAACGGGCGAAGCCGTCATTGTGTCCACCTGTAACCGGACCGAACTCTATTGTAATAATGCTGCCAAAGACGATGTGGTCGCTTGGTTGGAGCATTACCATGGGCTAAGCCATGAGGATGTGGCTCCTTGCTTGTACCAGTATGAAGGCCAGACTGCAGTTCGGCACTTAATGCGCGTGGCATCCGGGTTAGACTCCTTAGTGTTAGGTGAGCCGCAAATTCTGGGGCAGGTTAAGCAGTCTTTTGCCAAGGCAAAAGAAGCCGGCACAGTGGCTGTGACAATGGACAGGCTATTTCAAAATACCTTTTCGGTAGCAAAAAGGGTACGGACTGAGACAGAAATTGGTGCGGCAGCTGTGTCTGTGGCATTCGCTGCTGTGTCGATGGCAAAACATATTTTCTCATCCTTGAGCCACACCAAGGTATTGTTGATCGGGGCGGGGGAAACCATTGAACTGGTGGCCCGGCATCTGAAAGATAACGGTGTGGCTGCCATGGTCGTAGCGAACCGGACACTGGAGCGGGCTCAGGCCATGTGTGAAGAGTTCGGCGCAACGGCCATTACCTTGCCAGATATTCCGGATTTTCTCTCCCAGGCGGATATCGTGATATCCTCTACCGCCAGTCCGCTGCCTATTTTAGGCAAAGGCATGGTAGAAAAAGCGCTGAAACAGCGTCGTCATCAGCCTATGTTACTGGTTGATATAGCGGTTCCCAGGGATATTGAATCAGAAGTCGCCGATTTGGATGACGCTTTTCTGTACACCGTTGACGATCTGCAAAGCATCATTGAACAGAATATGGCCTCCCGTAAAGAGGCTGCCGAGCAGGCAGAAGTGATTGCCGATGAACAGGCTCACCTGTTTATGGACTGGATCCGCTCATTGGATTCAGTGGACTGTATCCGCGAATACCGCAATCAAAGCATGGCAATTAAAGACGAATTGGTCGCCCGGGCACTGAATAAGCTGACTCAGGGGGCCGATCATGAACAGGTTTTGCTTGAGTTGGCCAATAAACTGACCAACCGGTTAATCCATGCGCCGACCCAGGCGCTGA
- the lolB gene encoding lipoprotein insertase outer membrane protein LolB, with protein MKRLTKTAFALLLMAAALLGGCATRPQLPLVAANESNPANAYAWDLSGKILIKTPQDKASTNLYWLHSPKLEQLQLTSMLGTSVLSMTITPQLTRIETGGHTYQAKQPGPLLQQLTGWNIPLQLLPLWVTGQFEQTTVIRRDAHQRPAELISTDNWPWHIKVGSWQQDNPRLPRTLLLRRGDLSLKIQINRWQALAPDTKA; from the coding sequence TTGAAACGCCTCACAAAAACCGCCTTCGCCCTGTTGCTGATGGCTGCTGCCCTACTCGGCGGTTGCGCCACTCGGCCACAACTCCCTTTGGTCGCCGCTAACGAAAGCAACCCAGCTAATGCCTATGCTTGGGATTTGTCTGGTAAAATTCTGATTAAAACGCCGCAGGATAAAGCCAGCACCAACCTTTATTGGCTACATAGCCCCAAGCTGGAGCAGTTACAACTGACCTCCATGCTTGGTACCAGTGTTTTATCCATGACCATCACCCCACAGCTAACCCGCATTGAAACCGGCGGCCATACCTATCAGGCCAAACAGCCCGGTCCATTACTCCAGCAATTAACAGGCTGGAATATTCCGCTGCAATTACTGCCATTGTGGGTTACCGGCCAATTTGAACAGACAACAGTGATCCGCCGGGATGCCCACCAACGCCCAGCGGAACTTATCAGTACGGATAACTGGCCATGGCATATTAAGGTAGGAAGTTGGCAACAAGATAACCCGCGACTACCTAGAACTTTATTGTTACGCCGTGGCGATCTCAGCCTAAAAATTCAAATAAATCGCTGGCAGGCGCTGGCACCTGATACCAAGGCATAA
- the ispE gene encoding 4-(cytidine 5'-diphospho)-2-C-methyl-D-erythritol kinase, with protein sequence MNHPISRHWPAPAKLNLFLHVNGRRADGYHELQTLFQFIDCCDQLDFQPTESPELVLHSTLSEEVADKDNLIIRAAQALKQATGYHGGAHIWLEKNLPMGGGLGGGSSDAATTLVALNALWQTGLTPAQLGDIGLTLGADVPIFIHGHAAFAEGVGEKLQPADPTEPWYLVITPKVHVCTATVFKDPDLPRNTAKLTFDTLMLNPWRNDCEKLVCRRYPQVANALAWLIEYAPSRMTGTGACVFGEFKEQQQALAALSNLPADMDGFVAKGMNISPLELRLRQL encoded by the coding sequence ATGAACCACCCGATTTCCCGCCACTGGCCCGCGCCAGCCAAACTCAACCTGTTTTTACATGTTAATGGTCGCCGCGCTGATGGCTATCACGAACTGCAAACCCTGTTTCAATTTATTGACTGCTGTGATCAGCTGGACTTTCAACCAACAGAGAGCCCTGAGCTGGTGCTGCATTCCACTCTCAGTGAAGAAGTGGCCGATAAAGACAACTTGATTATCCGTGCGGCCCAAGCGCTAAAACAGGCCACAGGTTATCATGGTGGCGCACATATCTGGCTCGAGAAAAACCTGCCTATGGGCGGCGGACTTGGCGGCGGTTCATCGGATGCAGCGACCACCTTGGTGGCACTCAACGCCCTGTGGCAAACCGGACTGACGCCAGCGCAGTTAGGTGACATCGGGCTGACGTTAGGCGCAGATGTGCCCATATTTATTCACGGCCATGCCGCTTTTGCCGAAGGTGTTGGTGAAAAGCTGCAACCGGCAGATCCGACTGAGCCTTGGTATTTGGTGATCACGCCCAAGGTGCATGTTTGCACTGCGACTGTATTCAAAGACCCTGATTTACCCAGAAATACCGCCAAACTCACATTTGATACCCTGATGCTTAATCCATGGCGAAATGACTGCGAAAAACTGGTGTGCCGCCGCTACCCTCAAGTTGCCAATGCCTTGGCGTGGCTGATAGAATATGCGCCGTCCAGAATGACCGGAACCGGTGCCTGCGTGTTCGGGGAGTTCAAAGAACAGCAACAAGCCCTTGCTGCGCTGAGCAATCTGCCGGCAGATATGGACGGTTTTGTTGCCAAAGGGATGAATATATCACCGTTAGAGTTACGCCTGCGTCAACTCTGA